In candidate division KSB1 bacterium, a single window of DNA contains:
- the radC gene encoding DNA repair protein RadC: MARYTPKIPDLPESDRPRERLIRLGADSLSDAELLAIILRVGNQETTAIDLARNIIKDFGGFSGLDSKSISELCQVNGIGPAKAAQVKAALEISKRLFREQTKSSDKVEGSDDVFNRVSPHLRNLSREVFKILLLTSRNTIIVEKTIFEGSLTESIVSPREIVKEALNQSAASVVFVHNHPSGDPAPSEEDKRVTRRLKNACETVGINVLDHIIIGRESYYSFADSGLL, encoded by the coding sequence ATGGCTCGTTACACACCCAAAATTCCCGATTTACCCGAAAGCGACCGGCCGCGAGAAAGGTTGATTCGGCTGGGCGCCGACAGCCTGTCTGATGCTGAGTTGTTGGCGATCATTTTGCGCGTGGGCAACCAGGAGACCACTGCAATTGACCTTGCACGCAACATCATCAAGGATTTTGGCGGATTTAGCGGCTTGGATTCAAAATCGATTTCGGAGCTTTGTCAGGTCAACGGCATCGGTCCTGCAAAAGCTGCCCAAGTCAAAGCAGCGCTTGAAATTAGCAAGCGTCTTTTTCGTGAGCAGACAAAGAGCAGCGACAAGGTCGAAGGTAGCGATGACGTTTTCAATAGAGTCAGCCCGCATCTCAGAAATCTCAGTCGCGAGGTTTTTAAGATTCTCCTTTTGACCAGCCGGAATACAATCATCGTTGAGAAAACCATCTTTGAGGGAAGTCTGACTGAAAGCATTGTCAGTCCGAGAGAGATTGTAAAAGAAGCGCTTAACCAATCTGCGGCATCGGTGGTGTTTGTACACAACCATCCATCGGGGGATCCGGCGCCAAGCGAGGAGGACAAACGGGTTACCCGGCGCTTGAAAAATGCTTGCGAGACTGTTGGTATAAATGTGCTGGACCATATCATAATTGGCAGGGAGAGTTATTATAGTTTTGCGGATTCGGGGTTGTTGTAA
- a CDS encoding OPT/YSL family transporter, whose translation MNTQKQEVPYVPSQTTLAEFTLKTILLGLVMAVVPGAANAYLGLKAGLTISATFPAAVIAIAAFRLPFMKGNILEQNIARTTASVGEALVAGTIFTIPAFVMVEMDGQRLWTHFHYWETSAILLVGGLLGILFVILLRGTLVVDAELPFPESYACYEIVRAG comes from the coding sequence ATGAACACACAAAAGCAAGAAGTCCCCTACGTCCCATCTCAGACCACATTAGCTGAGTTCACCTTAAAGACAATTTTACTCGGCCTAGTCATGGCGGTGGTTCCGGGAGCTGCCAATGCATATTTGGGACTGAAAGCCGGTCTAACTATTTCGGCAACCTTCCCGGCGGCAGTGATCGCCATTGCAGCGTTTCGTCTGCCTTTTATGAAAGGAAATATTCTTGAACAAAATATTGCTCGCACGACCGCTTCCGTAGGAGAAGCCTTGGTCGCCGGAACAATTTTTACCATTCCGGCTTTTGTAATGGTCGAAATGGACGGCCAAAGACTTTGGACTCATTTCCACTACTGGGAAACATCGGCAATTCTGCTGGTCGGCGGTCTTCTGGGAATTCTTTTTGTGATCTTATTAAGAGGAACTCTGGTTGTCGATGCCGAACTCCCTTTTCCTGAAAGCTACGCTTGTTATGAAATCGTTCGTGCCGGATAA